The DNA sequence CCATCCATACCATGAACACTAAGAGCCAACTCCATTCTTTGTACTTCTCCTTTCAATTCATTAGGCAGTGCAAACAAAAATGAAATCTGGCCAGTGTTCTTACGACTAAGTGCATCTGCCTTGATATTAGCCTTACCAGGCTTGTACTGGATTCGCACATCATAGTCTTTAATCAACTGAAGTCATCTACGCCGCCTCATGTTTAGCTCTCTCTGAGTGAAGATATATTTAAGGCTTTGGTGGTCAGTCCAAATATCACAAGAAAccccatacaaataatgtctccataTTTTTAACGCAAAAACTAccgctgccaattccaaatcgtgaGTCGGATAGTTCTCCTCATGTGTTTTTagttgtctagacgcatatgcaatcaccttacCATGCTGCATCAAAACTACTCCTAATCCTTTTCtcgaagcatcgctataaatgaCGAACCCGTCAGAGCCTGATGGTAATGTCAAAACTGGATTTGTAGTTAACCTCTTCTTCAATTCCCGAAAGCTACTCTCACATTCATCTGTCCAGACAAATCGATTATTATTCCTCATCAACCGTGTCAAAGGCATAGAAATAGTCGAAAAAACCCTCCATAAACCTTCGATAATACCCAGCTAAACCCAGAAAACTCCTAACCTCAGTCACGGTAGTAAGTCTCGACCATTCTGCCACTGCTACTATTTTTTACGGGTCCACCTGAATCCCATCCGCGGAAACAACATGCCCCAAGAATGAAACTTGTTCcagccaaaactcacatttagaaaattTAGCAAATAATTGATggtttctcaaaatttccaaaactACTCGTAAGTGTTCCTCATGCTCTTCTTTCGACCTCGAGTATACAAGAATATCATCTAtgaatacaataacaaacttgtccaataAGTCTTTGAAgaccctattcatcaaatccataaagacCGATGGAGCATTAGTTAACCCGAAGGGCATGACCAGaaactcatagtgtccgtaccATGTTCGAAAAGCTATCTTTGGCACATTTCCATCTCTCACCCGTAACTGATGGTAACCGGATCGCAAATCAATTTTTGAGAAGAATTTTTCCCCTTGCagttgatcaaacaagtcatcaatacGTGGTAATGGGTATCGATTACGTACAGTGATCTTATTCAACtctctatagtcaatgcacaTCCTCATCGAACCGTCCTTCTTCACAAATAGAACTGGAGCACCCCATGGAGATACACTTAGACGAATAACACCCTTATCAAGTAATTCTTGCAATTGCTCTGTCAACTCTTTTAATTCAGCTGGAGCCATTCGGTAAGGAGCCTTGGAGATCGGCTCGGAACCTGGTACAAGTTCTATTAAAAACTCAACCTCCCTTTGTGGAGGTAATCTTGAAAgatcatctggaaacacatcacTAAATTCCCTACCCACCGGAACATCCTTTAGTTGCGGTTCTACCATATCCATATCAACTACATATGCAAGGTAACCATAACAACCCTTTTTCATTGATCTCACAGCCTTCATGATagatattattttatataaagcACTTGGTTTGGAACCATGATATTCGACCACCAACCCATCATCTAAATTTAACTTCACAACTCTACTCTCACAATCGATAACTGCCCTATGTTTCTccaaccaatccatacctaaaatcACATCAAAGTCTCGCATAGGCAAAGGTAACAAAGTAGCTGGTAATATGTGATCCCCAACTTTGACCGGACAATTGGGAGACTGAACATGCACATCAATACTCAAGCCTACAGCAGTACTAATACAAATGAATGGAACTAATTCATATGATTGTACACCAATGTGTCTAATAAAACTAGAAGAAACAACTGAATGGGTAGCACCAGTATCAAATAACACT is a window from the Apium graveolens cultivar Ventura chromosome 1, ASM990537v1, whole genome shotgun sequence genome containing:
- the LOC141714394 gene encoding uncharacterized protein LOC141714394, with the translated sequence MARFAAYKLEDDADRWWTTVTATKPEHYMDVVTWNEFEELFHQMYFPVADRERYVREYQTVKQGETETVAEYISRFNRLASFVASEIKSEEDKANKFKWGLRVEYRHNIISTRFASMEQTISVAKYQELSVLDGKEDPNKKRTRDEPQSFNRNQQSFRSGSSYSRNNSGRQGFQRGYQNIGNGRRPGINNNNRGNFQGNRQIRDRCKTCGGNHIGRPCFRETGACYVCGRTGYFARDCTIQHREQQQTQLNVNLGQSQNQQGGNQGQRDTGRVYATTARNASNILGTISGTLFIGNKDARVLFDTGATHSVVSSSFIRHIGVQSYELVPFICISTAVGLSIDVHVQSPNCPVKVGDHILPATLLPLPMRDFDVILGMDWLEKHRAVIDCESRVVKLNLDDGLVVEYHGSKPSALYKIISIMKAVRSMKKGCYGYLAYVVDMDMVEPQLKDVPVGREFSDVFPDDLSRLPPQREVEFLIELVPGSEPISKAPYRMAPAELKELTEQLQELLDKGVIRLSVSPWGAPVLFVKKDGSMRMCIDYRELNKITVRNRYPLPRIDDLFDQLQGEKFFSKIDLRSGYHQLRVRDGNVPKIAFRTWYGHYEFLVMPFGLTNAPSVFMDLMNRVFKDLLDKFVIVFIDDILVYSRSKEEHEEHLRVVLEILRNHQLFAKFSKCEFWLEQVSFLGHVVSADGIQVDP